AGATCGGGTCATCAATGATGAAGAATGCCCCCACCATGGCAGCTAGCGCTGTCAGCGCAATTGGCTTGGCACGCACCGCGCTGGAATTGATGACGGCATTTTTCAGCGCCATCCCGCCCCTTACCTGCTCATTGATGAAGTCCACCAGCAGAATCGAGTTACGCACAATGATACCCGCCAGCGCAATCATGCCGATCATGGAAGTTGCGGTGAACTGCGCCCCCAACAGCGCGTGACCCGGCATAACACCGATAATGGTCAGCGGAATTGGCGACATTATCACCAGCGGAACCATATACGACCTGAACTGCGCCACGATCAGCAGGAAAATCAGTATCATCCCCACTCCGTAGGCAATACCCATGTCACGGAAGGTTTCGTAAGTGACTTGCCACTCGCCATCCCACTTCATGCCGTACAGGTACGGGTCGTCCGGCTGGGCGATGAAATGCTGGTTGATCGGATTGTCATACACCGACAGTTCCTGGATACCAGAGAAAATGCTGAACATCCCGTACAAGGGGCTATCAGTTGAACCCGCCATGTCACCCATGACATAAACAACCGGCAGCAAGTCCTTGTGATAGATAGAATTCTCGCGGGTGGTTTCCTGCACGCTGACCAGTTCCGACATCGGCACCAGTTCGCCGGATTGGCTGCGCACACGTAAAGCCAGCACGGAATCCATCTTGTCCTTGAGCGCAACCGGGAATTCCACGCGGATAGGCACGGCATACTTGATGCCCTTACCGTGCAGGAATACCACATCCTCGCCCTTCAGCACCGTATCCACGGCAGAGGCAATAGCATCCTGCGACACGCCCAGCAAGGCTGCCTTGCGGCGGTCTACCTGTACCACCAGACGTTTTTGCGGGTATTCCACGCTGTCGTCGATGTCCACGATGTCATCGGTGTTTTCAAACACGCCGCGAATCTGTTTCGCAACACCAATCTGCCCAGCGTAATCCAGACCGTAGACCTCCGCCACAATTGGCGACATCACTGGCGGGCCGGGCGGCACTTCTACCACTTTGACGTTAGCGTTATACTTTTTGGCGATTTCCTGCAAGTGTGGGCGCACAACCAGCGCGATTTCGTGGCTCTGACGCTCACGGCCATGCGCATCTGTCAGGTTGACCTGAATATCACCGACATTGGAGCCTTCCCGCAGATAGTACTGGCGCACCAAACCGTTGAAGTTGATCGGCGCGGCAGTCCCTGCGTAAATCTGGTAATCGGTGACTTCATCCACCTTGCGCAGATAATCCGACATCTCATTGAGAACGCGGGAAGTCTGCTCCAGCGAGGTACCTTCCGGCATGTCCAGCACCACCTGGAATTCCGATTTGTTGTCGAACGGCAGCATTTTCAGCACTACCAGTTTGAACACCGCCAGCGAAGCCGACAGGAAGATCAGCAGGGTAATCACCGCAAACAGCGTAGTACGGCGCTTGCCACCCTTCTTGTCGTCCAGAAACGGCGACATGATGCGGCTGAAAAAGCCATGCAACTTGTTGTTGTCTTCGTGATGATGGCTGAAATCGACCTTACCGAGCATTTTGCCGGTCATCCACGGCGTCACCACGTAGGCAACCGCCAGTGAAATCAGCATCCCCATACTCGCATTGATCGGAATCGGCGACATGTACGGCCCCATGAGGCCGGAAACAAACGCCATCGGCAACAAGGCCGCAATTACGGTAAAGGTCGCGAGGATGGTTGGCCCGCCGACTTCATCCACCGCCAGCGGAATGACTTCCAACAGTTTCTTGCCGCCCTTCTGCATGTGCCGGTGAATGTTTTCCACCACCACGATAGCGTCGTCGACCAAAATCCCAATCGAGAAAATCAGCGCAAACAGCGACACCCGGTTGAGGGTGAAACCGTATGCCCAGGATGCAAACAGCGTGACCGCCAGTGTAATCACCACGGCTGCGCCCACGATCAGCGCTTCCCGCCAACCTAGCGCCAGCCAGATCAGGATCGCAACCGCAATGGTTTCGATGATCAGCTTGTGGATCAGCTTTTCGGATTTGGCCTGCGCCGTTTCGCCGTAGTTGCGGGTAACGGTGACGTTGACGCCTTCCGGCACGAAGGTTCCGCGCAGTTTCTCGAAACGGTCGATCACGTTGTTGGCAATGTCGACCGCGTTGGTTCCCGGCTGCTTGGCGACGGCAATCGTCACCGCTGGCGCATGGATGCCGGTTGTCATTGCCTTGTGTTCCGCCGCCGCGCCAGTACCGAAACTGACGTAGGCTTGCGGCGAATCAGAAGTACGTTTCACCTCGGCCACATCATTGAGAAACACCGGTTTGCCGTCAAACACACCAACCATCAATTCGCCCACTTCGGACGCATCCATCAGGAACGTACCGGCCTGCACCTGGATTTCTTCGTTATTATTGACGAGGGAAACCGCATCACGCGCCGAATTGCTGGCCTGCAAGGCATTGCGCAGGTCGGACAGCGAAATGCCGTGACCCGCCAGTTTTTCCGCATCCAGCAACACATGCACCACCTGTTGCGGGCCACCAATGGTGTAAATGTCGCGCGAACCGGGTACGCGCTTGAGTTCGGATTCAATCGCGTGTGCTACCTGATTGAGTTCGTAAGCGCCGCGCTTGTCATCTTCCGTCCACAACGTCAGCGCCACGATCGGTACATCGTCGATGCCTTTCGGCTTGATCAGCGGCGTGCCGACCCCGAGGTTTTGCGGCAACCAGTCCTGATTCGACGCCACCTTATTATACAGGCGCACCAAAGCAGCAGTCCGGTCTTCACCGACTTTGTACTGCACGGTCAGCACCGACATGCCCGGCATCGAAGTGGAATAGATATGCTCCAGCCCCTCGATTTCCGACAGAACCTGTTCGGCGGGCGTACTGACCAGGCTTTCCACCTGTTCGGCGCTCGCGCCGGGGAACGGGATGAAAACATTGGCGAAGGTTACGTTGATCTGTGGGTCTTCCTCACGCGGCGTCACCATCACCGCAAACAGCCCCAGCAGCAACCCGACCAGCGCCAGCAATGGTGTGATTTCCGTGGTCAGGAATTTTTTTGCAATCCTGCCGGAAATGCCCAGCTTTGGCTCATTCATCGTGCTTGGCCCCCGCCGTTTGCTGCTTCAGGAAAATGGCTGCCTGTACCGGGTCAAGCGCGATGGTTTCACCCGCATCCAACCCCGCCAGCACGCTGATATTCTTGTCATCCAGCTTGCGGCCCAGGCGGATTTGACGCAAGGATGGCAGGCCATCTTTATTAATGACGTAGACGCCAATCACTTCGCTACGGGTAACAACAGCGCTTTCCGGCACGCTGACCACGCCATCCTGCTGGCCAATCACAAACGCGACTTTGACGAACATGCCGGGGAACAGGTCTTGCGCGCCTTCCGCCAGATCAATCCGCACCTTGAAGGCGTTGGTTTTCGGGTCTGCGTAAGGAAAGAACGTCAGGTTTTTGACCGGCAGGGATTTGTTGGTGCCATCCTGGAAGACGAAGGCTTTCTTTTCCTTGCGCACCTGGGCAATCAGGCGTTGTGGCACTTCCACCACGATCCGCATCTGGTCAAGCGAGATACCGGTCATGATTGGTGTGCCGGGGTTGACGGCTTCGCCCCGCTCCACATGGCGTTTGGTGACAATACCGCCATACGGGGCAACCAAGGTGGTGTAACCGAGTTGTTCACCCGCTTGCGTTACCTGTGCCTTGGCGGCATTCAAGCGCGCTTCGGCGGCTTTCAGGCCAGCTTGAGCGGAATCAAAATCAGCCTTGGGAACCAGTTTCTTGGCGTAAATGTCGCTGATGCGCTGGAAATTCGTCTGCGCTTCCTTGTAACGGGCTTCTGCTTCTGCGAATGCAGCTTGCGCCTCTTGCACGCCTGCCTGCTGGCTTTTTGACTTGATGCGGGCAATGACTTTGCCTTGCTCGACAAAATCATCCACATCGTAGAACAGCTCTTCGATGACGCCGCTGGTCTGGGCAGAAATGGTGCTTTGGTTGACCGCTTCCACATGGCCATCCAAATAGTGCAGATCCGGCGAGCCGACCGCGCTGGCCTGGGCTGCCTGAAGCCCGGATTTGACCTGACCGCTGGCTGGTTCGGCTGTCTGCCCTTTGCCACCACAAGCAGCCAGCGTGGATAATCCGACGATCAGTACCCATTGTTGTAACATTTTCATGGCATACTTACCCTAAACAAAACTAGAAGTTGACGCATCCTAACAGAGAATATTAGAAAACACTAATATGTTGTCAAACATTAAGCGTAACAAGGTGACCCATGAAAAAAGCCATGCTAATGCCAGTTGCCGTGCTGATTACTGCATTTTTTGCCCAGAACGTTTCCGCCGAAATGTACAAATGGACGGACAAAGACGGTAAAACCCAGTACACCCAAACCCCCCCACCCGCTGATGTCAAAAGTCAAGACATTGAAGATGACATCCGCCTTTCCACCGGCAAACTGGGTAACACCATCCCGGTAGCGCCGGACAAAGGGAAAGCCAAAGACCCGATGGAACAGGCGCAAGAAGATGGCGCAAAAAGCGAACAAAAACACCGCGATTTTTGCGCCCAGCAAGCAGACGCCCTGAAACAGATGACCGCCAATTCCCTGATCAAGTGGAAGGATCAACAAGGCGAACGCTATCTGACCGCTGATGAAAAAAGCATAAAAATGAAGGAGCTGCAAAAGAATATTGATGCCATGTGCCGTCCGGAAATGTTCAGCCCCCAAGACAAGGGTGATGGCAAGGCCAGCCGCACGGAAAAGGCTGCGGATGCACGCTACGCCACCGATAACAGCGCCATCAAACAGGGCGGCGGCAGCGCAAGCACGCCGACTGGCAAGGATAACAATAGCGCCGCCTCCGGCAGTGGAACAGGCAATGCTCCGGCAGCCTCTGCCCAGCTTCCGGCAGCAAATTGACATAGGTCATGAAATGGTGAGCCGACCTAGCGGCTACCCTTGGAAAAACTCCTGTTTTCCCAGCAAATCGGACTTGGTTTATTAGAAAACTCTTATTAGACTCAATCCCGTACCTCGCAGAAACAACGCGCTTGACGCACAGCTAGGAGAGAAACAGCGGGTACGTTGTGGCACAACGTCGCAAGTCCAGAAGAGACCAAACTAGAAGAAACCTGTACGGGGAGCCAGACTTTTTCTGGCTCCCCAATTTTTTGGACTATTGTATTATTCGGGATAACAATAATCCGGAAAAACTGGGACTATCATGACGAGTGATAACGAACTGACCGAGCTTGCCAAACAAGATGAAGCCCCCCATCTGATCATCGTGGGGATTGGCGCGTCTGCCGGTGGGCTGGAAGCCCTGCGGGCGTTGGTGCCCAACCTGCCCATCAACGACCGGGTCGTTTACATCCTGGCGCAACACCTTGACCCCAAGCACAGCAGCATGTTGGTTCCTATCCTGGCGCGCGACACCAACCTGCCGGTCAAGGAACTGGAACATGACCAGCAGCTGGAAGCCGGGATGTTTTACATCATCCCACCCGCAATGGACGCTTTCTACGCAAAAGGCCGCATCCGCCTGGAAAAAGCCACCGGCATCGGCCCCAAGCCGTCGGTTGACCGCCTGTTTGCCTCGCTGGCTGAAAACCACGGGCGGCATGCCATCGGCATCGTCCTGTCTGGCACTGGTTTTGACGGCTCGCACGGCATCCGTGCCATCAAGGCGGAAGGCGGCATCACCATCGCACAACTGGAATCCACCGCGCGCTTTGAAAGTATGCCCCACGCCGCCATCAGCACCGGCCATGTGGATCTGGCCTTGCCACCCGAAGACATCGCCAAGCAAATCCACGACCTGCTGGAGGAACCGGACAGTTCCTTCCTGCTAGCCCGCAAAGCGGAACCCAGCGAAGATGACATTCAGGAAATCCTGCGCCTGTTGCTGGAACAGACTGGCAGCGACTTCCGTGATTACAAGCGCAATACCTTGCTGCGGCGTATTGAACGGCGCATGACTGTCCACAAGTACAAGCAACTGGGTGAATACTGCAAGTTCCTGAAGGACAAGCCGGAGGAACTGTACGAGCTGCACAATGACATCCTGATTTCGGTCACCAGCTTTTTCCGTGACCCGGACGCTTTCCAGGCATTACGCCGGGTGCTGGAAGATGTCGTGCCACAAAGCGGTAACGATATCCGCGTCTGGGTAGCCGGGTGTGCTACCGGCGAAGAAGCCTACTCCATTGCCATCCTGCTGGCGGAATACCTCGGTAACCGCATTGCCCGTTATAAGGTGATTTACCTCAAAGACATTACCCAAAAACAGGGCGAATCAGAATGTCCCATTTTGGTAAAGCAGCATTTCTTTCCAGCCTCGCCTCAACAGCCTCCATAGCTTTTTTGCTGAGGGTCACACCCTTCTCATAAACCTTGTGGCTGAATTCGACCATGGGGTTGATGCCTTTCCAGGTCATGGTTTTTGCCCATTC
The sequence above is drawn from the Thiothrix nivea DSM 5205 genome and encodes:
- a CDS encoding efflux RND transporter permease subunit, with amino-acid sequence MNEPKLGISGRIAKKFLTTEITPLLALVGLLLGLFAVMVTPREEDPQINVTFANVFIPFPGASAEQVESLVSTPAEQVLSEIEGLEHIYSTSMPGMSVLTVQYKVGEDRTAALVRLYNKVASNQDWLPQNLGVGTPLIKPKGIDDVPIVALTLWTEDDKRGAYELNQVAHAIESELKRVPGSRDIYTIGGPQQVVHVLLDAEKLAGHGISLSDLRNALQASNSARDAVSLVNNNEEIQVQAGTFLMDASEVGELMVGVFDGKPVFLNDVAEVKRTSDSPQAYVSFGTGAAAEHKAMTTGIHAPAVTIAVAKQPGTNAVDIANNVIDRFEKLRGTFVPEGVNVTVTRNYGETAQAKSEKLIHKLIIETIAVAILIWLALGWREALIVGAAVVITLAVTLFASWAYGFTLNRVSLFALIFSIGILVDDAIVVVENIHRHMQKGGKKLLEVIPLAVDEVGGPTILATFTVIAALLPMAFVSGLMGPYMSPIPINASMGMLISLAVAYVVTPWMTGKMLGKVDFSHHHEDNNKLHGFFSRIMSPFLDDKKGGKRRTTLFAVITLLIFLSASLAVFKLVVLKMLPFDNKSEFQVVLDMPEGTSLEQTSRVLNEMSDYLRKVDEVTDYQIYAGTAAPINFNGLVRQYYLREGSNVGDIQVNLTDAHGRERQSHEIALVVRPHLQEIAKKYNANVKVVEVPPGPPVMSPIVAEVYGLDYAGQIGVAKQIRGVFENTDDIVDIDDSVEYPQKRLVVQVDRRKAALLGVSQDAIASAVDTVLKGEDVVFLHGKGIKYAVPIRVEFPVALKDKMDSVLALRVRSQSGELVPMSELVSVQETTRENSIYHKDLLPVVYVMGDMAGSTDSPLYGMFSIFSGIQELSVYDNPINQHFIAQPDDPYLYGMKWDGEWQVTYETFRDMGIAYGVGMILIFLLIVAQFRSYMVPLVIMSPIPLTIIGVMPGHALLGAQFTATSMIGMIALAGIIVRNSILLVDFINEQVRGGMALKNAVINSSAVRAKPIALTALAAMVGAFFIIDDPIFGGLAVSLIFGILVSTVLTLVLIPLMYYMYARNRLGRIIGEAA
- a CDS encoding efflux RND transporter periplasmic adaptor subunit gives rise to the protein MKMLQQWVLIVGLSTLAACGGKGQTAEPASGQVKSGLQAAQASAVGSPDLHYLDGHVEAVNQSTISAQTSGVIEELFYDVDDFVEQGKVIARIKSKSQQAGVQEAQAAFAEAEARYKEAQTNFQRISDIYAKKLVPKADFDSAQAGLKAAEARLNAAKAQVTQAGEQLGYTTLVAPYGGIVTKRHVERGEAVNPGTPIMTGISLDQMRIVVEVPQRLIAQVRKEKKAFVFQDGTNKSLPVKNLTFFPYADPKTNAFKVRIDLAEGAQDLFPGMFVKVAFVIGQQDGVVSVPESAVVTRSEVIGVYVINKDGLPSLRQIRLGRKLDDKNISVLAGLDAGETIALDPVQAAIFLKQQTAGAKHDE
- a CDS encoding DUF4124 domain-containing protein, with product MKKAMLMPVAVLITAFFAQNVSAEMYKWTDKDGKTQYTQTPPPADVKSQDIEDDIRLSTGKLGNTIPVAPDKGKAKDPMEQAQEDGAKSEQKHRDFCAQQADALKQMTANSLIKWKDQQGERYLTADEKSIKMKELQKNIDAMCRPEMFSPQDKGDGKASRTEKAADARYATDNSAIKQGGGSASTPTGKDNNSAASGSGTGNAPAASAQLPAAN
- a CDS encoding chemotaxis protein CheB is translated as MTSDNELTELAKQDEAPHLIIVGIGASAGGLEALRALVPNLPINDRVVYILAQHLDPKHSSMLVPILARDTNLPVKELEHDQQLEAGMFYIIPPAMDAFYAKGRIRLEKATGIGPKPSVDRLFASLAENHGRHAIGIVLSGTGFDGSHGIRAIKAEGGITIAQLESTARFESMPHAAISTGHVDLALPPEDIAKQIHDLLEEPDSSFLLARKAEPSEDDIQEILRLLLEQTGSDFRDYKRNTLLRRIERRMTVHKYKQLGEYCKFLKDKPEELYELHNDILISVTSFFRDPDAFQALRRVLEDVVPQSGNDIRVWVAGCATGEEAYSIAILLAEYLGNRIARYKVIYLKDITQKQGESECPILVKQHFFPASPQQPP